A genomic region of Mesorhizobium sp. NZP2077 contains the following coding sequences:
- a CDS encoding DUF2291 domain-containing protein has protein sequence MSSQPATTTMNRRGSPGVRWVIVAVAILLLLGAMILDTKIVTIGSAEDTRKAVFSPEAFGKAEFPNVQSAVEQRAVDAPTLAAAIAKDKAAAEKQYGVPANVGTEFSVKFTGVVGEGKSGIFTVKVADVPDNLVVRVQTGPAINGTDLRDATGAITFGQFTNQIEYQNAGSALNNEMKKQVLSAIDNTQITGKTISVVGVFKLINPKGWLVAPVKLSVQ, from the coding sequence ATGAGTTCGCAGCCAGCAACCACCACGATGAACCGGCGAGGATCGCCAGGCGTCCGCTGGGTGATCGTCGCCGTCGCGATCCTGTTGCTGCTGGGCGCGATGATCCTCGACACCAAGATCGTCACGATCGGCTCGGCCGAAGACACCCGCAAGGCGGTGTTTTCGCCGGAAGCGTTCGGCAAGGCTGAATTTCCGAACGTGCAATCGGCCGTGGAACAGCGGGCCGTCGATGCTCCCACGCTGGCGGCGGCGATCGCCAAGGACAAGGCGGCCGCGGAAAAGCAATATGGCGTGCCGGCCAATGTCGGCACCGAATTCTCGGTCAAGTTCACCGGCGTCGTTGGAGAGGGAAAGTCGGGCATCTTCACCGTCAAGGTCGCTGACGTCCCCGACAATCTGGTCGTTCGGGTCCAGACCGGCCCGGCTATCAACGGCACCGATCTGCGCGACGCCACCGGCGCGATCACCTTCGGCCAGTTCACCAACCAGATCGAATATCAGAACGCTGGCTCCGCCCTGAACAACGAGATGAAAAAGCAGGTGCTATCGGCGATCGACAACACCCAGATCACCGGAAAGACCATCTCGGTCGTCGGCGTATTCAAGCTGATCAATCCCAAAGGCTGGCTGGTCGCGCCGGTGAAGCTGAGCGTCCAATGA